A window of Pseudoliparis swirei isolate HS2019 ecotype Mariana Trench chromosome 13, NWPU_hadal_v1, whole genome shotgun sequence genomic DNA:
TTTGCACCCGGGGACATATTGCTTACATAATTACCTCACCGCCTGACCACGAGCACAGGGCGTAAGTTAATAATAAGATCATAATTCACACGGTTTCAGTGACATGCTTTAACCAGCATCGGGCCGCCTGTGAGGCCACCACATCCCGTCTTGACTCACACGGACCGACCCGTTTGGATTTGCTGCAAGGCCACgcgcacacgcatacacacacacacacagacacgcacgcacacacacacaccacctcgcTTCAATCGATCAGGAAGGCCAATAGAGAGAGATCACGTCATAAGCGCCAGACAAGCCAGCGCGCGTGGCGGATGTATGCAAACTCGCGCGCGCTCCTCCTGTTCATGCCGCAGCGTCCAGAGAGCATCCGCGGCTTTAAGAGGAAGATGTCTGCagtaacacaaataaaaaaatacacaaacacccgGCACACGCGAATAGTCACTTGACAACAAGCTTGAACACGTTTCTGATTAAAGTTATTATCAACCGACATGGCCGTTTGGCTCAGTTCCcgcggaggtggaggtgggtgggtgCATTAGAGGCTATAACGACTGCTAGCTAACGTCACTTTAAATCTGACAGGTGAGTGAGTTGCGGACAGTATCGCCATACCTGTCATAAATGACGACGGGGACGTCTTTCTTCGGGGCTTAAAAACAAAGTAGAGGTGCGACAGCCAAACCCCGTTGAGGTCCACGCGACCCCGGTGCAGCCTCTCCTGCCCAGCCTCTCGTCTGCAATGCGCGGAACAATTCTTCAACAACAACCTCCTCACGGTTCCGCCGGTTAGCGCCTGTTTAGCTCCCGCGGGCTAACATGCTAAAAACATGACCGAACGGCGAAGACTTGAAGCCGCAGATGTGTGCCGAGCTCACCACGGAGTATCCATCGGCGTCAGCGGGAATTatcttgtgtgtgttattatttcTTCTCGTCCCCCTAGCTGTGAGGCTGAAGTTTATTTGGCGGAGTAAAATGGCTGCGACTGGTCTAGCCTCGGCTGCGGAGTGACGTAACGACGTCGACGGTTAGGGGGGGAAAAACTACAGCAAGCAGTCAcgacaggtttttttttatatagacACCTGGTATTTCCCTGCtattaaaacaaatgttactATTGTGTTAGTTTACtgaaataatgtaaatatacgAGGTGGAGCGAGATCACTCCTCTGCTCCACTGACGGACTACTTTCTGAAGCGAAAGCGCTTCAAAGTGCTATGCTCTGGAATGGGTGATGTCAATAGTTCAGTACTTCAGGAAGAAATCCTTTTTAACATGACGACTTTAGCAAATACTCACAAGTAAATGGTAAAAGTAGGAAAGTAAATTAAAGCAGTTGGTAAAAATACAATTAAGATCCAGTATGAAGCACCGGTTTGTGTTTCCAATAAGCAAGAAAACAGTTAATGACACCCACCGGTTATATAAAATAacaacatattatttatatatttattaatgctaatttaaaaaaaacaacgtatAAATATAATCCCAGTGTAGTTCACAAAATACAATAGAAAGAAACTGCATTATTTCAATTAATTCTGTACAATAACATAAAAGACATTTCTCTTTTGCTAAGATGTGAATTCAGTCTAAACGTTATACATTAAACGCCATCGTCATCTAACTTTACAATACGAAACTATTCCTGACAGCaggaaacatatatttataatcatAGGGAAtatgataaattaaattcatgtCTGTTTGGATTTCTGCACCGGAGCGGGGACATCAGCAGCATTGTGCAGAAATTCGTACAGCAACTTCGCGTTGTGAGCATGCCCGAGGATTTCTGCTAGCTTGTCCTGGCTGAGTTTGCATATATCTGCCAGGTTGTCTGCGTTTTTTACGACAGCCCTGTAGTTTTTTATATTGATCCCAGGCACTTTCAACAGGAAGTCATAAGGCCCGGGGTTGTAGAGTCCCGCCGATTCCGCCACCACGTCCGACTCGGCTGTAACGGCCTGAGCTGCCGCGGCATCGGGTTCAGAGCGACCTTGCTTCAGATCCAGGAAGAGCTCGGCCGTGGCGTGCGGCGAGGGGCACCAGAGGATACGCAGCCGGGGGAAATGCAACGTGAGCAAGGTGAGCTTCGAAGAGACGTCCGTCGACGATATCTCGTGACGGAAATCGGATCGGGCCATCAGGGAGAACGGTTTCGCCGGGTCGAACTCGATGAGCAGCACGGGCTTCTTGTAGTACCGGGTCATGGAGAGACACTGGGTGTAGAGGCGCCCGCTCTGCAACGAGCCAATCAAATCGCTGACGCTCTTGCGCTCCACGCAGGTGTCCGGGGTCAGGATGTAGTCGCCCACGTCCAAGGTGACGGGCTCGATGTCCAGCCCGCGGCGGTGCAGCAAGGAGGGCAATTCACTGCGGAACTCCCGCATGTCCACGATGACTCGCGAGGGCTCCTTGGGCTGCTCCTGGCCTCCTGCTTATTGGAAAGAGGAAACAATGAGACACTTATTGGGACTCTCTTTTATAAATACGGGAAACTGTCCAGGAAACATGAAGACAGACGTGCCTGCTTTGCGGGTGTTGGTGGTGGCATTGGCAGGCTCCAAATTTCTAGCAAGGTCTAGGTTGGTGTCTCCTCGCCCCTCCCGCTCCTCTGGGATGACCATGGTGGCCTTTTCCCTgcagagaaaacacacataATGACCATAAGGACAACAAAACGCACATCAATagatacagggttcatacacaggTTGACCAATGGAGTTCCAGgacttaaaaaacaaatttccattatgtgaaatctcggtgtatacatgagtagTTAAtgtaccttaaatgacacaaaattaatgagacaatagtttaattcAAAGAATATACATCatttatataacatttatttatataaatgtttattcttttaatcaaactgcttaaatgaacatatgaatataacaaatgtcaatgacttttccaaaacttttgggactttttcaggtctggaaaaaaacattttcgaattccaagacttttccaggttttttcaCCCTGTAGATACTCTCACGgttgcaggaggagaaggaaacttGCACCTGATCAGGTGCTCGAAGGCTTTCTTTTCCTTAGCCAGCGCCGTCAGGTACTTCTGTTCTTCCGTCGAGCCTCCGTAGACGAGGAAATACACCCGCAGCGTCTTTCCGGGCCGGCAGGCTTTGTAGATCTCCAGCTGGCGGACAAAACTGATCTCGGCGTCGTACAGCACCACGAAAGCCGGCTCCACCTCGTGCAGCACCCGCGTCAAGCTGTGGGGGTCGGTGAGACCCCTGAGCGGGTGAATGACGGTGAGCGGCTCCTTCAGGACGCCGTAGTAGTCGTCTGACGACAAATCCAGCTTCAGctgttctccttcctctccttcctcctcctctgggtcGCCATCATCTCCACTGCTGCCCATCGCCACCGCCTCGTCCTCTTCTTCATTCCCCATCAtctgggtcagggtcaaggACGGCCTTTTTTTGCCCTTTGTGGCTTTTTTCTTGCGAGCGGGCTCCTTTCCCTTGGCTCCGTTTTTCGGCCAGCCGTGGCCCTTTTTGTGCAACTCGAGGCCCATGGCGGCGGCCGCGGCGGAGTCCCGTTTGCCGACCGTGCGGATGTAAAGTCGGTTGAGCATCCAGACGGAGCCGTGCCTGATGTACTGCTGAAGCTGGGCACACGTCCTGTCGTCGCTGGCACAGATCAGCACTCGACCTGGAGGACACGGGCACATCAGGCAGCTAGACAgatgttttttaaacattatttcAGTGCATATTTTGTGCGATCAAAttacacaatttttttttatctccgAGTCTTATTCTAGATTTGTTCTActagctttttaaaaatatttttgccTTTCCCCATTACTTAACATTAaggcgaatgtgtgtgtgtttgtgtgtgtgtgtgcattttgttAACGAATAGTGAATCCTAATCATCATCATATGGAGAATGGTGGATATTGGGACTCACACAGGTATACGTTCAGGTGTTACAACTGAAtcatatatgtggatatattcTGTTGAATTGTGATCTCTTTATTTCACATTACTTTCCCCTCCTGTTTCCCCTTTGAAGTACAAGAACTGTAGCCCTGGTTCAGAATCACTGTCTTACTGGTAAGCCTGAACGCAGCCATCattgatattatttttatttatttatctgagcTACAAGAAGAAACCTGTATTCATATtccagtatttttttatttttcaaaattcaGGGAGATTTAGTTTGCCTTCACTTTGTATACTGCAAGTGTGACATGAGTATGATGAAGTCTACCACGCAGTAAACCAGCAGGGCCAGAGGAGGACTGTGTTTAGGCCCCTCTGCTGGGTCTAAATTTAACATTGGATTCAAATTGGAGATTAAATGCTTTTTCTATGTTCGTGTAGATTGAGGATTTAATGAGACTCTGTTTCTATAGTTCACTATAACATTAAAATCAATAGAATAGAGACACAAGGGACTCTTACAGCTCTGACCTGGTTCATGCTGAGAGCTCTCGTTCTCCCTCTCGATCTCCTGCAGCACCTCAGTCAGAGCCTCCCACTTGGGGCTCTTTTCCAGCACCAGTTCCCGCTTCacctctgaaacacacacacacacacacacacacatacatacactcagcCTCGAGTCATTCCCACCAGCAGGTCCCGTTGTGGATATCTACTCTGAAGAACTTGGCCATTACCTAAGGCAGAGGACGACTTCGGCTTCTCTGCTTCCGCCCCCACTTTGAGTTTCTTCTTGCTCTCCGGGATGCGGTACACTCGACCCCGGGCGTTCATAAACATGGAGGTACTGGAGTCGAGGAACAACCACCCTGATGGTCACAACACCAGATGTATGCAATCAGACACGGATATAAAAAGGTGATTAATCCCGAGTACTTCCGAGATAAGTTCATAGTTTACCGGAATTTGATCCGAAGTTCTTTTGGCTGGTGCGCAGCGACTCGAGCAGATTTAGGAAGGTGACGCAGTCGTACTGCGTGAGGTAGAGCAGGAGAACCCTCAGCACCTTCAGGTCCTGGACCAGGGCCTTGGTCTTCGCTCCCAGCTGGTGCCACAAGGGGTCCAGGTAGTGGTGGATGGTCTGggtaggaggaaggaaaacccactttaaaaaaaatgaactcCACGACAAAAGGCGTGTTGTTAAAAGTCTCATTTAGTCCGAGCAGTACTCAGGTTTCCTGTTATTTGTATTGATTGTGTCCAAGTGACTGGCACAACTACAACATTTTGggtcctttttttaattaatagcATTTAATGCACGTTGAGGAGGCTCATCTTAACATCGACACCCATTCAAAGAAATGGATCGGCCATAAAAACGACATTTTGTAAAAGTTTTCcgcttgtttttttcttgttttcattACAATGGGCCAAACAGAAGCAGCTCTTCTTCATTAGCGACCGACCTTTTCGAAGGCGTTGCCCAGCGTGTTCTCCACCGAGAGGTCCTCCGCCTCCAGAGTGGGGTTGTAGCGTTTCAGCTCCTTCAGACAGGCGCTCATGATATCCAGGATGGCGCTCTGGATGGCCCTCATCGCAGGCGTCAGTGACACGTGGAGCTCCACCACCTCCGGCTTGTGCTTGTCCAGTGCTGCATTTACCGACGCTTGAAACCTGTTGAGTGAAGCAGGTTAAGAAAGTAAAAAGGTAAAAGCAGGATGAGGGAAGGATGCAGTCGTTTATTAAATTACACGTGCGCTTTTCCTGCCATGACATGTCTCAATGGCTGCAGGGGAAAAGCTGTATTATGTTGGGTCATACCTGGGCCAAAGGTAGAGCTTCTTGACGAAGAGGTTTCTCATAACGCGCTCCACCTGGCAGAAGCCGGAGGAGAAGGACGTGGCCTTGTCGGTGAAGGCCTTTATGAAGCCCGTCTTATTCTTCTGTCTGAAGAGACGGAGGATGAAGGCCTCCTGACACGACTCAATGATTTTATGAGCACGATACACCAGGATGCCTGAGGGGGAAGTATGGAAAGACAGTCTGGGTTATTGTTCAAAACTGAAGATGTAATGCAGAGCAACAGCCAAAATAAATACtaccgtattttccgcactatagggcgcactggattataaggcgcactgtcaatgaatggtctattttccatcttttttcatgtatatagcgcaccggactataaggcgcattaagcgaaACAAAACAGTCAGCCAGTCAAATTTTATGAAACGTGTTCACAATAACTCTCAACATTGTTCAGTTATAAcacgtaaaatacaacacaatacactcaCAACCGCAAGCGAGAACTAGTGATGGGTGACATCGTTCTGGTCCCTGTTTCCTCCACGGTGCGGTTCACGGGGGTATCAGAGGTGAGGGGAaccgtgtccatgttggtgacgTGCTCTGACCGGATCTTCTTTTCAGTGATCTGGTTTTTGcagtattactccgcgacgctcctaaCTGCGGTAGCCGtgatgctgcaagcggtgcggctttggaGTTTACcgaagtcgtactaaaacatgttGACAGCGCGCCGtgaaccacacaaaatcgcttcgaGGTCAGTAAGCACaaacagaattaatccatatacaaGGCGCTCCGGATTATAAAGCGAACtgttgttttttgagaaaattaaaggcttttaagtgcgccttttagtgcggaaaatacggtaCACTTAATGCAAGGTGTTGATGTAAAtggatttattgtttattaaccTTTATAGCTCACGTTAAATacttgttttaaaatgtatttaagccAATCTGTACATGTCTTTACAAGTACATTCACATTTACAACCAAGGAGTTCACTTTtcgataaaaaataataaatatctatattaatAATAGCTCAAAATAATTGAAGATATCGGCGGATTTGTTCTGGTAGTAAATtcagaaaaaatattaaacttgtCTCTTGTTAGTCCCCAAATTAAATCTGTCAATCAAAATTGTGAGTGACATCATGCTTGAAATATGTTCACTATTGCCCCGTTACATCTCATGCTGAAATCCCTTGAAACCAGGCCGAAGCCAACAGATCACATGTTATCAATCCTGCGTTGAggccattaaaaaatatatagtagTAAACAGGGATATAACTATTATGACATCAAAAGgatgcaaacacaaagtacaCTAACAGCTCGCAAAGCGTGAAAATCAAAACatggctcttttttttcccgggcgGTGGTCTGACCCGATATGAGATGAGCAGGGACGCGGTCGGTGAGGAAGTCGACAACCAGGATCCTGCTGGTGACGAACAGCACCCCTCCCTCCGTGTAGACGTCATAGCGCTCGGTGCTGTTGACGTCGCTGTTCACCGTCCGGGGCAGGTGGGTCACGCCCTCCGCTCGCAGCTGCTCCGTGAAATACTCcttgggaagagagagaaatcaaGAAAGAGTTTTGTTAAAGCTGCTGCAAGTaaatcagggttcatacacatgctgaccaatggatttccaggactttaaaccaaatgtccatgaccaaatattttgtgaaatctcagtgtatacatgagtaattaatataccttaaatgacacaaatgaatgagagacaatagtttgattaaaagaatacatatttatataaatgtttattctttcaatcaaactgtgtaaatgaacatatgaatataacacatttccatgagttttccaaaacgtttggaatttaatttttttcaaggacttttccaggcctggaaataaacatgtttaaatgccatgacttttatgtatggatatataaatacatatatatatacacacacacatatatatatatacacacaatatatatttataaataaatacatatatatatattcagtatatatacaaatatataatgtataatatatatcaacagtatgtataaacatacctgcaaactcataaggggtgaaaaaggtgacaactggggtgggggggggggcaggtgacttttttgttgtctccacaccacatccacgttgtctgatgacacctcaaagcttttctaactacggtcttttgattgttcagactgcaaatctaaataataataacaaacattttaagaaaaaggtcctctgaataattcagtgatcaggccctaataatagtaataacaactttacattatcattatatataatatggttaaaatcattcatgaaccaacttccttttttttttttttacttgtgtgctctgctaagCTTTGAggctgttccatgattctgttccatgactctgttcatgattctgttccaggagcctgttccttcgacgtatcccatcaaagatgttttattgtgaagatcaccacatcgcatgttctccgtgtctcactccaatctcataaacgccggccgtccaatttaccccccccccctaccccaaaacctcttcggatctacactattcacgtggatgacctattttgatttcaaaacggccgaaaggtgacaagtttgcaggcaTGTATAAACAGTAAAGTGAAGGtttaagtgtatatatgtaaccACCTCGAGTCACGGTGTATTTACAACCTGTGACGCCTTCGTAAAGAGGCTCGTGAGCGTCACACGTGTGGtggttcttcacctgttcaggTGTGGTCGTGttgagcaggaggaccaggctGCCTTGCTCCGAGTAAACCCGCATGAACTGCAGCAGGATGCGGTCTATCCCCATCCCCTCCGCCGCCACCAGCAGCCCGTCGCCTTCAAACAGGCTCAGGAACATCTCGGTCTCGAAGTCGAGCAGCGGCCCCGCCATGTTTATAAAAAACACGTTTTCTCTTACTCACGCTTATAACAGTTAGCTAAAAGCGAGTGTATGTTGGCCGCTCGCACCCGCCGTTAGAACCTATGTTATGTAGTTGCAAATCCGGTcacgtgacatttataaacaaacAAGACCGCCGTGGAGAGCGTGGAATTTAGAAATAACAGCGCCGCTTATCGGCGTGGAGGACTGATAGCAGGCAAACCAGCGCATTACACCCTGCCTGTTGTCTATGGTGACGCTGatggtttattaccttcgcattgaaaatgcggaaggttatgttttgatcgccgtgtatttatttatttatttgtatgcgtgttattcgcataacacaaaaagtattaaaccgaatcgcatgaaattcggtgggatgattggttatccgaggaccatttgattcgattttgggatcaatcgggtcaacggtcaaggtcatgaaaaggtcaacatcttctttttaccatagcacggtcaatttgcatccaattggcatgcaactaacgccaaaatgttcataattcaatgcccaatcttgtgatatgcgaaggtatgcgctctaccgagtgcccattctagttacataTGTAATCAATACAAAAAGTCTCTTTAACATAAGATCAATCTATTATAACATGCAACAGTAAACGGGAACGAAGTGCACGATGGTCATACATTTAAAGCATAATCCAGTCACTTGAGTAAAGTAATAAGACATATCCACAAATATGTGTCCAACACATTTAGTAACCATTTAAAGCATTTCAACTGATTTGAAATATAGGCTTATCCGAAGTGTCTATATTTGGCGAATTGAACCTGTGATGTAAtgttttgcattttttatttgcgcagtttattgtgtttgaaatTAGCAAATCAGTTCgactttaataaaaacacagaattaGCTTGTTATTGATAGTTTAGGAGTCATTAGTAACAATTACCCTGTCATGCAATTAAAGGCACGTTTGTAAAGATGAGCAGGACTACAGGCAGACACGCAGGGATTGCAACCAGTGTTTACAAACCTGTTGCTCTTGCTTCCTGCAGTACTCCAGTCTGCCACTAGATGGAGACAAAGACTGTGAAGTGTGTCGTTTTACGTGCTGCACGCATAtacttatttttctcttttttaaatgaaacgcTATACCTGTTCAATTGGAGACAGTATTGGGTCTGATATATGCTGACTCAACGGAGCGGTGTTATTTCGTGTCACAGAAGAGTTTTAGTCCACTGGTTCTCAAGGTGCCGTGAAGGAAGTGGGTCTCTGCTTCCCACGGAGAGGAGGGTTTTCCGGTCAAAGTTTCCTTTGTGATTCGGAGGTGGCGGTGGATCATCCCcacagacaccacacacacgcacaagcggCGACCATGAAAAGTAAGCTGGACTACATAGTACAAAACATGGATAACGTCACGGCATTAGCTCACGTTAGCTGGGTAGCTAACCGCTGGTTCATGGTGACGCTCGCGCTCATGCTAACAGTAGCTAGCTAGCTTAGCTAACTTGGTGTGTCTGACTGTCTGCATTCCACGGTAATGCAGAGGAGAAATGTTTTCATGTAGCCGGACACAACAATAAGGACATTAGTatgcaggtgtaaactttcacGCTCGTTATGTCGTCTGCGTGTCATTTTAAATGGTAACGTCACTTTAACTCGGGTTTAGACTGTCCAGGTAAACTCGGACAGAGACACGCTAGCAGTAGCTTCGCTAGCTGCTCTGTGTTTCGGACAGGTGACGGTTGTAGTGACATCTGTGGAAAGGCCTCCCGCAACGTGGATTCATCTATCACCCATTATCAGGAACGTTGCGCATTTCATACTTTCACCCAATTTACTCCGAGGGCCTTTTTTTGCACATTGCCATAATTACCATAATAATAGGACATTATGTGTGCAGGGAACGAGGTCAGATATCAGTTATTCTCTATAGATTATTGTCTTATTCTTCTTCAACAGATCCATTCAAAGCTCCGTCCTGCTGAAATGGGAAAACAGCCCTTCATGATTCAGTAATACAGGTAAGCAACAAGCCGAGTTCCCATGCAGTGGTGGGGAGACGACACACCCTTTACCTTTTAGCTGTTGCTAACTGCAATGCTGTGGTAATTATTGGTGGGAGTTTTCGGTGTCTGTCAGAACACGTGTCTCTGTGTTTACCTATGAAATTGTTACACATACCTGAAAAGCTAGTGGGGGCAGGTAGAGAGGAATGCTGGAGTGTACCGAAAGGCATTGGACCGACACGGTGCACAGTGCATGTTTGAACAGCAGCTTGACTCAATTGTGCACTGAAAATATCTTTACAAAACAACATTAACGTGCAACACAAAACTAGTGCAGGTATGTGACAGCTATCACGTTGTATTAGTGGCAGCAATGAGCCTGCTCTTCCCTACAAGTGTTTTAAAAAccgggttgcaggcttgatacggacACTCTTAATTCATGcgcaatgttgagcttttattttgaagggcagcAGCCAAAAAGGCGATCTCCCGGAAGTAGGATGTGGCGAGTCACCGAGAATCTTGGACGTCACCTGTTAcggccgtaacgtaaacatttacactaaagtGCAGGCATTTTATTacgccatgtatttattaatgacttagttcttgaaggtcttgaaataaatacaatctTAATTCCCCATGGCTGTGCCCCACAGTTTCAGAACCACTGCCCTGCAGGCCAATACAAATGATCGTAAATGTGAAACAACTTGCAGACATCCTGAGGCCAGCGGCATCAAGTGTGCATTTAGTGCGTCATGTGTGCCGCTATTCAGACGTGTGTGCGCTGGTTGATTGTGGGAGAGAACAGAGACATCTCACACAACGCTGCCTCGTTGTTTTCAGGCAGCAACGACAGAATCCCCTTCAGAACCGCATGACTTGAAAACACATATTTGCAGAGAGAGCTCGACACACACAACCCAGCTGCAGCCTGCAAGCCTGCCTTTGTAAATAACAATGAGAAATGTGCCACCCAAGTGACTGGGTCTGCTCTGTACATGGGCGTGATTATAAACAAGGAGATAACCAGGAACACCGGGCTTATTCCAGTAAATCTGACAAATCTGTTTCATTAAGTAGGTGTAAatcattttgacctttttttcccccgcacATCCAAACTGTCTCTTGACTTGAGTCAGTCTGAACAGTAAGCCCCATTTTAACTTTAAACTCAACCTCAGTTGTCCCCAATGAGGAACTTGGTTGTCTCGTAGATGCAACAGagaccacacagacacaaacatgcacatttTGTATATAGCTTCCTTTTATTGAAAAACCTCCAGTTGTTACACGGTTTAAATGTATGGAAATCACAGGTTGTTAAGAAGTAAATGAAGGAAAAACAATCCATAAACGAGAGTTCTGCCTTTCTAAAGCTGTGGCCACAGCAACAGTTGTAAAAGCTCAAAAATGCAAATTCTTCCCTGATGGCTGATTTAATCAGAGAACTCTGTTTAATAAGGCCGCTGACCTTTTTCTTCCGGACTATTCTCAGCCGAGACAGGTTTGTGTTTGGCCTTAGTTTCCCTTCATGCTTAACCAGTTTGTATTACCAGgggtcgtacggtcatggaaaacctggaaaagtcatggcatttta
This region includes:
- the ercc4 gene encoding DNA repair endonuclease XPF isoform X2 → MRNLFVKKLYLWPRFQASVNAALDKHKPEVVELHVSLTPAMRAIQSAILDIMSACLKELKRYNPTLEAEDLSVENTLGNAFEKTIHHYLDPLWHQLGAKTKALVQDLKVLRVLLLYLTQYDCVTFLNLLESLRTSQKNFGSNSGWLFLDSSTSMFMNARGRVYRIPESKKKLKVGAEAEKPKSSSALEVKRELVLEKSPKWEALTEVLQEIERENESSQHEPGRVLICASDDRTCAQLQQYIRHGSVWMLNRLYIRTVGKRDSAAAAAMGLELHKKGHGWPKNGAKGKEPARKKKATKGKKRPSLTLTQMMGNEEEDEAVAMGSSGDDGDPEEEEGEEGEQLKLDLSSDDYYGVLKEPLTVIHPLRGLTDPHSLTRVLHEVEPAFVVLYDAEISFVRQLEIYKACRPGKTLRVYFLVYGGSTEEQKYLTALAKEKKAFEHLIREKATMVIPEEREGRGDTNLDLARNLEPANATTNTRKAGGQEQPKEPSRVIVDMREFRSELPSLLHRRGLDIEPVTLDVGDYILTPDTCVERKSVSDLIGSLQSGRLYTQCLSMTRYYKKPVLLIEFDPAKPFSLMARSDFRHEISSTDVSSKLTLLTLHFPRLRILWCPSPHATAELFLDLKQGRSEPDAAAAQAVTAESDVVAESAGLYNPGPYDFLLKVPGINIKNYRAVVKNADNLADICKLSQDKLAEILGHAHNAKLLYEFLHNAADVPAPVQKSKQT
- the ercc4 gene encoding DNA repair endonuclease XPF isoform X1, which codes for MAGPLLDFETEMFLSLFEGDGLLVAAEGMGIDRILLQFMRVYSEQGSLVLLLNTTTPEQEYFTEQLRAEGVTHLPRTVNSDVNSTERYDVYTEGGVLFVTSRILVVDFLTDRVPAHLISGILVYRAHKIIESCQEAFILRLFRQKNKTGFIKAFTDKATSFSSGFCQVERVMRNLFVKKLYLWPRFQASVNAALDKHKPEVVELHVSLTPAMRAIQSAILDIMSACLKELKRYNPTLEAEDLSVENTLGNAFEKTIHHYLDPLWHQLGAKTKALVQDLKVLRVLLLYLTQYDCVTFLNLLESLRTSQKNFGSNSGWLFLDSSTSMFMNARGRVYRIPESKKKLKVGAEAEKPKSSSALEVKRELVLEKSPKWEALTEVLQEIERENESSQHEPGRVLICASDDRTCAQLQQYIRHGSVWMLNRLYIRTVGKRDSAAAAAMGLELHKKGHGWPKNGAKGKEPARKKKATKGKKRPSLTLTQMMGNEEEDEAVAMGSSGDDGDPEEEEGEEGEQLKLDLSSDDYYGVLKEPLTVIHPLRGLTDPHSLTRVLHEVEPAFVVLYDAEISFVRQLEIYKACRPGKTLRVYFLVYGGSTEEQKYLTALAKEKKAFEHLIREKATMVIPEEREGRGDTNLDLARNLEPANATTNTRKAGGQEQPKEPSRVIVDMREFRSELPSLLHRRGLDIEPVTLDVGDYILTPDTCVERKSVSDLIGSLQSGRLYTQCLSMTRYYKKPVLLIEFDPAKPFSLMARSDFRHEISSTDVSSKLTLLTLHFPRLRILWCPSPHATAELFLDLKQGRSEPDAAAAQAVTAESDVVAESAGLYNPGPYDFLLKVPGINIKNYRAVVKNADNLADICKLSQDKLAEILGHAHNAKLLYEFLHNAADVPAPVQKSKQT